The DNA window AGGGCGGATCCGCCGGTGCGGGTTCTGGCAGAGGGGCGGGCGCTTCCCGCCGAGGAACTGGCCCGGATTGCCGCGGAGCGGGCGAGGGCGGCGGGGCTAACCCGGGCGGTGGCGGTGGGGGACGGTTGCTGGCAGCACGCCGGCACCCTTGCCGCCGCCTCCCTGCCGGAGTACAGTTGGGCGCCGGAGTCGCAGCAGTCGGCCCGGGCGGTGGCCGTGGGGCGCCTGGGCGGGTGGTATCTGGAGCAGGGGCGGCGCGACGACCCGGTCCGGCTTGGCGCCCGCTACCTGAAGGCGACGGAGGCCGAACGGCGATGGCAGCAGGAGAACTGATGCCCCAGGAGCCCCTCGATCTCATCGTGGATCCCATGCGGGTCCGGGACCTCAACGAGATCATGATCATCGAGCGGCTCTCCTTCTCGACCCCCTGGTCCAAGGGCGCGTTCCTCTCCGAACTGCTGGAAAACGACCGCGCCCATTACCTGGTGGCGCGAATGGACGGCCGAGCTGTCGGCTACGTGGGGATCTGGCTCGTGGCCGACGAGGGGCACATCACCAACGTGGCCGTGCACCCCGACTACCGCAGCCGCGGGGTGGGGCGCCGGCTCATGGAGGCGATCACGGATCTGGCCAGGCGCCGCGGCGCCCGCCGGCTGACGCTCGAGGTCCGCAAGTCCAACCTCCGGGCCCAGAGGCTCTACGAGTCGCTGGGGTTCAGGAGCGTGGGCGTTCGGAGGG is part of the Bacillota bacterium genome and encodes:
- the rimI gene encoding ribosomal protein S18-alanine N-acetyltransferase; its protein translation is MAAGELMPQEPLDLIVDPMRVRDLNEIMIIERLSFSTPWSKGAFLSELLENDRAHYLVARMDGRAVGYVGIWLVADEGHITNVAVHPDYRSRGVGRRLMEAITDLARRRGARRLTLEVRKSNLRAQRLYESLGFRSVGVRRGYYRDNNEDAIIMWRDLEVEAGSPH